GAAGCGCCTGGGCCGCGCGACTCCGCCCGTGCAGCTGGCCGAGCCCGACTTCACCACCGAGGAGATGGAAGGCACCGTCCAGGACCACTACCGCCAGCGCGAGCTGGACGAGAAGGTGGACGTGGAGCTGCGCAACGCCTTCGACCACGCGCTGGAGGACATCTTCTGGGGCCCGGGCGAGGCGCCGGTGAGCGCGTCGACGCTGGTGCAGGCGGAGCGTCAGCGCCTCATGTCCACCGTGGGCCACTACGCGGGGGTGAGCCGGGGCGTGGTGCGCGCGCTCGTGGACCACCTGGCGGAGCGCACCGCCGCGCTGAACCTCACCCTGCACCCGGACGACAGCCGCGAGGCCGCGATGCAGCTGGCGTCGCTCGTCACCGTGCTGGCGATGAACTACCTGCACACCGACCGCTTCTTCGAGGACTGAAGCCATGCCCGTGAAGTCTCTTCGCATCGCCCTCCTCCACTACCAGGCCAAGGACGACCCGCCCGACCCGGTGGTGGAGCAGGTGGGCGCGGCGCTGCGCGCGGCCGGCCACGACACCCTGGACGTGCGCGTGGACGAGAGCGTCTCCGACCTGGTGCAGAAGCTCACGCGCACCCGCGCGGACCTGGTGTTCAACCTCTGCGAGACGTTCGCGGAGGACTACCGGCTGGAGGTCAACGTCGCGGCGGTGCTGGAGCTGGCGCGCATGCCCTTCACGGGCGCCGGCACCGCGGGCCTGCTGCTCGCGCAGGACAAGGTGCTCACCAAGCAGCTGCTCCAGTTCCACGGCGTGCTCACGCCCCGCTTCGCCACCTTCGACGGCACGTCGTTCCAGACGAGCGGCGACCTGTCCTTCCCGCTGGTGGTGAAGCCCGCGCGCTCGGATGCCTCCATGGGCCTGGGGGTGGAGAAGGACATGGAGGGGTTGGCCCGGCGGGTGAAGAAGATCCGCCAGGAGTACGACGACGAGGCCCTGGCGGAGGAGTACATCGAGGGCCGCGAGCTGTACATGGGCGTGGTGGGGGACGCGGCGGCTCCCGAGGTCCTGCCGGTGGTGGAGCTGGACTTCGGCTCGCGGTGGAACCGCAAGCGGATGAAGATCGCCAACCGCGAGGTGAAGTTCGGCCCGGAGACGCCGGGCAGCCCGCATCTGGTGCTGCCCAGGGACTTGTCGGACGAGCTGCGGGGTCGCCTGGAGCGCGCGGCCGTCACGGCGTTCCGCGCGCTCAAGCTGCGGGACTACGCGCGCATCGACTTCCGCGTGTCCAGCCGCACCAACGAGCCCTACCTCCTGGAGGTGAACCCCAACCCCTACCTGGAGACCCAGTGCGAGGTGGCCATGGGGGCGAAGGAGCGCGGCCTGGGCTACGAGGCGCTCGTGCAGCGCATCGTGGACACAGCGGCCCGGCGCCACGGCCTGGGCGTGGGGTCCAGGGCCACGGTGGGTGCGCCCGCTCGGGAGCCTGCCCCCGCCCCGCACTGAAGCCCGCTCCGGCGTCCGGCGCGTGAGTGACGCCCCCACGGCACCGGGCCCGGATTCCGGTGGCCCGGCCAGGGGCGTTGCTCTATGGGGGAGGCGTGCTCCACCGTCAGTTCCTGGACCATGCGAAGGCCGTGGCCCGCTTCGCTCCCGTGCGGCCCGCGGTGAAGGCGGGCTTGCGCGCCGCGCTCGCGTTCTTCGTCCCCACCGTCGTGGGCACCGCGCTGAACCTGCCCGGTGCCCTGTGGCTCGCGGTGGGCGGCTTCAACACGTCCTTCGTGGACAAGGGCGGCTCCTACCACGCCCGCTTCCGCGCCATGGGCGGCACGGCGCTGGCGGCGGCGGTGTCCGCGGTGCTGGGAGGCCTGGCGGGAATGCACCCGGCCCTGGCCATTCCCGCCACCCTGCTGTGGGTGACGGCGTGGAGCTTCGCGGGCGTGTACGGCGCCGCGGCGAACCTCACCGGCAACATCGCCGCCACCACCTTCGTCATCGCGCTGGGCCTGCCCGCGGGCAGCGTCGTGAACGCGCTGGAGTCCGGCGCGGCGGTGTTGGTTGGCTCGGCGTGGGCCATGATGCTGTCGCTGGTGCTCTGGCCCATCCGTCCCTACCGGCCCGCGCGCAAGGCGGTGGCGGCGTGCTTCGACGCGGTGGCGGACTACGCGGAGGGGCTGTCGCGCACGGTCCAGGGCGCGCGCGAGGACGCCTGGCAGGCGCTCATCCAGGAGCAGCACGGGCGGATCCGCGAGACGCTGGAGCTGGCGCGCACCACGCTCGCGGCCACGCGCCAGGGCCGGGTGGAGCGCGGCCGGGGTGAGCGGCTGCTGGTGCTGCTGGAGTCCGCGGACGCGATGTTCATGGGGCTCATCGCCCTGGGCGAGCAGTTGGAGAGCCTGGGCCCGCCGGTGAGCGGCCCCGTGGGCGACCCGCGCGCGGCGGTGGCCGTGGCGCTGCTGGACTGCGCCAACACGGCCCGGGACCTGGTGCGGCTGGTGGAGCAGGAGGGCCGCAGCCGCAGGCCCCAGCCGGAGTGGGACGGACGCGCGCTGAAGGACGCGGTCGGTGACCTGGACGCGCGCGGGCTCGTCACGCGGCTGGAGCGGGCGCGGCTGACGGACATCGCCAGGCTGCTCACGGGGATGCGCGAGCGCGCGGACGTGGCGCTGGACACCGCGTGCCGGCTGGCCGGCCCCCTTACTGAGACCCCGCCCCCCGCGCGCGCGCTGGCCGAGGAGTCGCACACGTCCCTGATGGACCCGGTGCGCGCGCACCTCACGCTGGACTCGGAGGTGCTGCGGCACGCGCTGCGCGTGGGCATCACCACCACGGCGGCGGTCTACATCGCCAGCGTGTTCCGTCCGAACCACGGCTACTGGGTGACCATCACCGTGCTCACCATCATGCAGCCGTACACCGGGCCCACCTTCCTCAAGGCGCTCCAGCGGGTGCTGGGGACGGTGGTGGGCGGCCTGCTGGCCATCGCCGTCGCGTCCTGGCTCCAGAACCCGCACGCGATGATGGGCCTCCTGTTCTGCACCGCGGCCCTGTGCGTGAGCCTCATCCCACTCAACTACGGGCTGTTCACCATCTTCGCCACGCTCACCTTCGTGCTGCTGGCGGAGATGGGCAGCGGGGACTGGACGCTGGCCCCGGTGCGCATCGTCAACACGCTCATCGGCGGCGCGCTGGCGCTCGCGGGGACCTTCTTCCTGTGGCAGCGCTCGGAGGAGCAGCGCTTCCCGGCGCAGCTGGCGGACGCGCTGCGCGCGGACCGCGAGTTCTTCGACGTGCTCTCCCGCGGATGGAAGCAAGGCGGGACACCCGATGCGACGGCGCTCGCGGAGGCGCGCCGCAAGCTGGGGCTGGCCACCATCAACGC
This DNA window, taken from Corallococcus coralloides DSM 2259, encodes the following:
- a CDS encoding FUSC family protein codes for the protein MLHRQFLDHAKAVARFAPVRPAVKAGLRAALAFFVPTVVGTALNLPGALWLAVGGFNTSFVDKGGSYHARFRAMGGTALAAAVSAVLGGLAGMHPALAIPATLLWVTAWSFAGVYGAAANLTGNIAATTFVIALGLPAGSVVNALESGAAVLVGSAWAMMLSLVLWPIRPYRPARKAVAACFDAVADYAEGLSRTVQGAREDAWQALIQEQHGRIRETLELARTTLAATRQGRVERGRGERLLVLLESADAMFMGLIALGEQLESLGPPVSGPVGDPRAAVAVALLDCANTARDLVRLVEQEGRSRRPQPEWDGRALKDAVGDLDARGLVTRLERARLTDIARLLTGMRERADVALDTACRLAGPLTETPPPARALAEESHTSLMDPVRAHLTLDSEVLRHALRVGITTTAAVYIASVFRPNHGYWVTITVLTIMQPYTGPTFLKALQRVLGTVVGGLLAIAVASWLQNPHAMMGLLFCTAALCVSLIPLNYGLFTIFATLTFVLLAEMGSGDWTLAPVRIVNTLIGGALALAGTFFLWQRSEEQRFPAQLADALRADREFFDVLSRGWKQGGTPDATALAEARRKLGLATINAETSFQRLLNEPRWRTEAVEPLMTLLAFTRRFAAVCTLLASRPSVPSTSGVQEALSRFARAMDASMEDLADAVHHGRPPKPLPAFDALIGWNVPTPDAAGAAMGAEAPLLQSQLERLVRQLTVLHTAATRRLEALPTASSQAQPSTINGP
- a CDS encoding D-alanine--D-alanine ligase family protein, which codes for MPVKSLRIALLHYQAKDDPPDPVVEQVGAALRAAGHDTLDVRVDESVSDLVQKLTRTRADLVFNLCETFAEDYRLEVNVAAVLELARMPFTGAGTAGLLLAQDKVLTKQLLQFHGVLTPRFATFDGTSFQTSGDLSFPLVVKPARSDASMGLGVEKDMEGLARRVKKIRQEYDDEALAEEYIEGRELYMGVVGDAAAPEVLPVVELDFGSRWNRKRMKIANREVKFGPETPGSPHLVLPRDLSDELRGRLERAAVTAFRALKLRDYARIDFRVSSRTNEPYLLEVNPNPYLETQCEVAMGAKERGLGYEALVQRIVDTAARRHGLGVGSRATVGAPAREPAPAPH